GTGATATAACGCCCGCAAAATAAGAAACTATTATCAGTTTCTTATTTTTATAAATTAGTGACCTAAACAAGGAAACCCCCTTCTTGTAAACTAAAAATCCGTTTTGAAAAAACATCCCTATATCCCAATCTTCTGTTTCCCAAGCTCAAACCGTCATAAAGAACCATATCACCACGAGTTGCTATGAAGTGACTACTTGATCCTCTATTCTTGATTTCACTAATCTCAAACTCTTCCTTACTACATTTATACCCCCCGCTCTCATATCTAACAGTTGTAAAAACTCCAAATTGTCTTAAAATACCCACCGGATCCTTAATGTAGCAATTCTCATTAATATAACCCCTTGTTTTAAAGACTCTGTAATTGGAATTTATATCCTCATATTCAAATACAATTTTTTTAAAATAAAAAACCCAATAATGAAGAGACAAGAGATAGCAGCCCCATTCTCTTATTTTGAAAAACAATCTCTGGTCGTCTTGTCTAACCTTCATTGCCTTCTCCACGACAAGCAGCTCTCCTACCCCCTGATACAATTCTCCTCTTATCCTCTCCTCTTGTTACAAACCCCTTACTCACTTTCCCACCAATGCCAGCACCAAAAAACCCAAGACCACCAATAAACATAGTCCCTGCCAAATCGGGAATTGCACTTCCCCTTAGCAGGCATATTCCTGCTAAAGCTATTGAACTTATTACAGAAATGTAGGTTATAATAAGCCCGTGTTTTGCTATCTGTTTGGTCTGTGACTCCTCTCTACTCTTAGTGGACCTAACTTTGTTCACACTACACGACCTAATTTTGTTCACTATTTTCTTCACTAGCTACACCCAACCAAGCAGTTTAAGAGTTCCATACAACGCAGTGACCACTGCTGAGACTTTTAAAATAAATGTTCCAATATTGTTAAACGTGTGAAAAGAAATATTTGTTCTCTTGATGTTTTCAATCTCATCAAACAGCTTTCTGTAGTATGCACGCATAAGCCGGTCTTGTTTGTCTAGACGAGCAATAACAAGACTTGAAAAACTTGCAGACTTGCATTCAATATCTTTTTTAAAATTCTCTTGATTGGACTCAAGAACACACATTCGTCCAAGCAAACCATTCCCGTTCTTAGTAAGGTTGGGGTTAAACCCTAAGTATGTTCGTATGTAAGATACTTGTTCCGATAATTTGCCTAAATCAACAACCTCTGTTTCTACCAAAATAAAAAGTCTTGTTTAAGGAACTAAAGATTTATTAAAGAATTATTGCTCAAGTCGATCAGTGCTAGATGTATTTTAGCATAAATTTGTTTATTTGTCAACCCCTATTGCCTTTTTTTAACTGGAAATTATGGCTACACCTCAAAACGATAATTAAGAACTATTTTGATTGCTCAAGCCTACTCAGAGATTATCATTCTCATTTGTCATACAATCGTTATCATTGTTCTTAAGTCTGCAGTAGGCTTTTGTAAACAATTCTTACATCGACTTCATACTCTAGCAACAATACGCATGCTCCTCTCCTCAATAAAACACCCAAAACGCTTAAAATAATAAACTTCTTATCGAGAAATAAGGCATGCTCAAAGATTAAGTAAAAGGATTAACTTATCTTATACTAATTTTCATCTTTAGTCAACTAAACCGCTACGGAGCTGATTTTATTCTTAAAAAGATCACATCTTAAATGTCAATATAATAAAAAGAAGGATTAAGTAGAAAGGATGGTAACAATATGTTGATCACAAACAATCATAA
The genomic region above belongs to Borrelia sp. P9F1 and contains:
- a CDS encoding DUF261 family protein; translated protein: MKVRQDDQRLFFKIREWGCYLLSLHYWVFYFKKIVFEYEDINSNYRVFKTRGYINENCYIKDPVGILRQFGVFTTVRYESGGYKCSKEEFEISEIKNRGSSSHFIATRGDMVLYDGLSLGNRRLGYRDVFSKRIFSLQEGGFLV